A genomic segment from Peribacillus sp. ACCC06369 encodes:
- a CDS encoding polysaccharide deacetylase family protein yields MRKLNYKKVFIFLFCLTAAVGTMGLAIKSLAFDKKRTVSAYTTDKNYPEADIQTYVKDNTKGGYSASRPVLHLEKIDKQLEAYIKKEIKNYEKKWKASDGKASELNLTYTILHFSKQTITISFDKYEQVEGKKQSGTQIFTYDIPSQQKLSIEDIFATDTDYLSVLSDIVFEELTQKEEEGISNSLIKKENKLKAANFNSFSVLKNTLIFYVKTDDSTKTHTIAIKKDLFKDSLLDSYQSQDLNEDRVKEWQPKHIVAKLPVQKEWIDPSKKVIALTFDDGPHPSYTMSILENLKKYDGHATFFVLGSRVQHYPEVLQKMLQQGNEIGNHSWDHPQLTRLSKNKIEDQIEKTQDAVEKATGTEPNLVRPPYGAINNNVREHMEDMKVSLWDVDPEDWKERNEKKIVNKVMSKAKDGRIILMHDIYQTSAQAAGKIIKQLHDQGYQLVTISELEKVKKDRELSGITINE; encoded by the coding sequence ATGAGGAAATTAAATTATAAAAAAGTCTTTATTTTTCTATTTTGTCTAACAGCTGCAGTGGGAACGATGGGGTTAGCCATTAAAAGCCTTGCTTTTGATAAGAAAAGAACCGTTTCGGCCTATACAACTGATAAAAATTACCCAGAAGCCGATATTCAAACGTATGTGAAAGATAATACGAAAGGCGGGTATTCAGCCAGCAGGCCTGTTCTGCATTTAGAAAAGATCGACAAGCAGCTAGAAGCTTACATAAAGAAAGAAATTAAGAATTATGAAAAGAAATGGAAAGCATCCGACGGAAAAGCTTCCGAGCTTAACCTCACCTATACGATCCTCCATTTCAGCAAACAGACCATTACGATTTCCTTCGATAAATATGAGCAAGTGGAAGGAAAGAAACAGTCTGGAACCCAGATCTTCACTTATGATATTCCATCTCAGCAAAAGCTCTCTATAGAAGACATCTTTGCCACGGATACTGATTATTTATCCGTTTTATCCGATATTGTTTTTGAAGAGTTAACGCAGAAGGAAGAAGAAGGCATTTCAAACAGTCTCATTAAAAAGGAAAACAAACTGAAGGCAGCCAACTTCAATTCTTTTTCAGTCTTGAAAAATACGCTCATATTCTACGTTAAGACTGATGATTCAACTAAGACCCATACAATAGCCATCAAGAAGGATCTTTTTAAAGATAGTTTGCTAGATTCATATCAAAGTCAAGATTTGAATGAGGATCGTGTAAAGGAATGGCAGCCGAAACATATCGTCGCCAAACTGCCCGTGCAAAAGGAATGGATCGACCCTTCAAAAAAGGTCATTGCCTTGACGTTCGATGACGGGCCGCATCCAAGTTATACCATGTCCATTCTTGAAAACCTGAAAAAGTATGATGGACACGCGACGTTTTTCGTGCTTGGAAGCCGCGTACAGCACTATCCGGAAGTTCTGCAAAAAATGCTGCAGCAAGGAAATGAGATCGGCAACCATTCATGGGATCATCCGCAGCTGACGCGCTTAAGCAAGAACAAAATCGAAGATCAAATCGAAAAGACCCAAGACGCTGTAGAAAAAGCTACAGGTACTGAGCCAAATCTCGTCCGTCCCCCATATGGAGCGATTAACAATAATGTGCGTGAACACATGGAGGATATGAAAGTCTCACTTTGGGATGTCGATCCAGAAGATTGGAAAGAACGCAATGAAAAGAAAATCGTAAACAAAGTGATGAGCAAAGCCAAAGATGGCAGAATCATATTAATGCATGATATCTATCAAACTAGCGCCCAGGCTGCAGGAAAAATCATCAAACAACTGCATGACCAAGGTTATCAACTGGTCACAATTTCGGAATTGGAAAAGGTAAAAAAAGATCGTGAACTTTCCGGAATCACCATAAATGAATAA
- a CDS encoding YebC/PmpR family DNA-binding transcriptional regulator, whose amino-acid sequence MGRKWNNIKEKKASKDANTSRIYAKFGREIYVVAKQGEPDPESNQALRVVLERAKTYNVPRAIIDRAIEKAKGGSEESYDELRYEGFGPNGSMVIVDALTNNVNRTASDVRAAFGKNGGNMGVSGSVAYMFDATAVIGIEGKTADDVLELLMEADVDVRDIIEEEESVIVYAEPEQFHAVQQAFKDAGITDFTVAELTMLAQNDLTLPEDAQAQFEKMIDALEDLEDVQQVYHNVDLGE is encoded by the coding sequence ATGGGTCGTAAGTGGAATAACATTAAAGAAAAAAAAGCGTCAAAAGATGCAAATACAAGTCGGATTTATGCTAAGTTCGGACGGGAAATATATGTAGTGGCGAAACAAGGTGAACCAGATCCAGAATCCAATCAGGCATTAAGGGTCGTACTTGAGCGTGCGAAAACGTACAATGTTCCGAGAGCGATCATTGACCGTGCGATTGAAAAGGCCAAAGGCGGTTCAGAAGAAAGCTATGACGAACTTCGTTATGAAGGATTCGGTCCAAATGGTTCAATGGTCATCGTGGATGCATTGACAAATAACGTGAACCGGACGGCATCTGATGTACGTGCCGCGTTTGGGAAAAATGGCGGGAATATGGGTGTCAGCGGATCTGTTGCTTATATGTTCGACGCAACGGCTGTAATCGGGATTGAAGGTAAAACGGCTGATGATGTGCTTGAACTGCTCATGGAAGCGGATGTTGATGTACGTGACATCATTGAAGAAGAAGAATCGGTCATCGTTTATGCTGAACCTGAACAATTCCATGCTGTGCAACAAGCATTCAAGGATGCAGGAATCACCGATTTTACCGTGGCAGAGTTGACTATGCTTGCACAAAATGACCTTACCCTGCCAGAAGATGCACAAGCACAATTCGAAAAAATGATTGATGCATTGGAAGATTTGGAAGATGTTCAACAAGTTTATCATAATGTAGACCTTGGTGAATGA
- a CDS encoding ethanolamine ammonia-lyase reactivating factor EutA, which translates to MNEQVERIISAGIDIGTSTTKLVISELSLRNVAGGGQVPKIEITDKKILYRSPIFRTPLLSDTVIDIPAVQRMVESEYHQAGIMMENIQTGAVIITGETATKQNAEEMVHQLSKAAGEFLVAAAGPDLEGIIAAKGSGAYQHSIETGKTIANIDIGGGTANIAVYRSGMLCGTCTLHIGGRLVEWEGAEVKVAPSIGKWLKSKGYSPLNGDGAIIANEMSKVLLRFLAGSYTNEDKLLLVGKEPSWTGRIDGLMFSGGVSDCIYHEERKDKSFRDIGMMLATSIKENEGLAAWEWEQPVETVRATVLGAGAHTTEISGATIEVNDSHLPIRNIPVYRLDFQGVLDDGAERMKQAVQDAITIYDPQHEGLNFAFYLTNLPYLSFRDIQQLAVVFTEALKQKPNQQQPLIIVMDSDYGKVLGQTFLANQPDLPVICIDQTQVEHGDYLDIGRLLRTGVVPVVVKTLTFHS; encoded by the coding sequence ATGAATGAACAGGTGGAACGAATCATCAGTGCAGGAATTGATATTGGCACCAGTACGACGAAACTTGTTATCAGCGAGCTTTCGCTTAGGAATGTGGCGGGTGGCGGACAGGTGCCAAAAATCGAAATTACCGATAAGAAAATTCTGTATCGAAGTCCCATTTTCAGGACCCCGCTTTTATCCGATACGGTAATTGATATACCTGCCGTTCAAAGAATGGTGGAAAGTGAATATCATCAAGCCGGAATCATGATGGAAAACATACAAACAGGGGCTGTCATCATCACAGGGGAAACGGCAACCAAACAAAATGCAGAAGAAATGGTACACCAGTTATCCAAAGCGGCAGGGGAATTCCTTGTAGCGGCAGCCGGTCCGGATTTGGAGGGAATCATTGCCGCCAAGGGATCCGGTGCCTATCAACATTCCATTGAGACAGGAAAGACAATTGCGAACATAGACATTGGCGGGGGAACGGCGAATATTGCCGTATACCGTTCTGGCATGCTTTGCGGAACTTGCACACTGCATATAGGAGGCCGTTTGGTTGAATGGGAGGGAGCGGAGGTGAAGGTTGCTCCTTCAATAGGAAAATGGCTGAAATCAAAGGGGTATTCTCCTTTGAATGGTGATGGGGCAATCATCGCAAATGAAATGTCGAAGGTGCTTTTGCGGTTTCTGGCTGGTTCATACACAAACGAAGATAAACTCCTTTTAGTGGGCAAGGAGCCATCGTGGACAGGACGAATAGATGGGTTAATGTTCTCGGGCGGGGTCAGTGATTGCATTTATCATGAAGAACGGAAGGACAAAAGCTTCCGGGATATCGGCATGATGCTTGCAACCTCTATAAAGGAAAATGAAGGATTGGCTGCATGGGAGTGGGAACAGCCCGTTGAAACGGTTCGGGCGACTGTCCTTGGAGCAGGCGCACATACAACTGAAATCAGCGGTGCTACCATCGAGGTGAATGATTCCCATCTGCCAATTCGTAATATCCCAGTCTATCGGCTCGATTTTCAAGGCGTGCTGGATGATGGAGCCGAGAGAATGAAACAAGCTGTTCAGGATGCGATCACGATATACGATCCCCAGCATGAAGGCCTTAATTTTGCCTTTTATTTAACGAATTTGCCTTATCTATCATTTCGGGACATTCAGCAGCTCGCAGTCGTTTTTACCGAGGCTTTGAAGCAAAAACCGAATCAGCAGCAGCCTCTGATCATTGTCATGGATAGTGATTATGGGAAGGTGCTTGGTCAAACATTTCTAGCGAATCAACCAGATCTGCCGGTCATCTGCATTGATCAGACACAAGTGGAACATGGTGATTATTTAGATATAGGAAGGCTGCTGCGTACAGGGGTCGTTCCGGTTGTCGTAAAAACGCTAACCTTTCACAGTTAG
- a CDS encoding ethanolamine ammonia-lyase subunit EutB, with the protein MKLSTQYFGEIHQFKSLKEVLAKANEEKSGDRLAGIAAESVQERIAAKAVLSELTLADIRNYPLLSPEEDEVSRVIDGLINGTIYQSVKNWSVAELREYILSDETTGEDLKRISRGLNSEMIAAAAKLMSNLDLIHAANKIEVLTKNNSTIGYKGTLASRLQPNHPTDNVDGMLASLKEGLSYGIGDALIGINPVDDSVESVKRLLHATQDVIQKWNIPTQNCVLAHVTTQIKAVQQGAPADMIFQSIAGTETANRSFGINVQLLEEANEVAKAYGTGTGPQHLYFETGQGSELSAEAHFGIDQVTLEARNYGFARYFDPYIVNTVVGFIGPEYLYNSKQVIRAGLEDHFMGKMHGLPMGVDICYTNHMKADQNDIEDLGVLLTAAGVNFIIATPMGDDCMLNYQSLSYHDIATLRQTMDKRPAPLYEVWVEKMGIMENGKLTKRAGDPTIFNH; encoded by the coding sequence ATGAAATTATCCACTCAATACTTTGGGGAAATCCATCAATTCAAATCGTTGAAAGAAGTCTTGGCCAAAGCGAATGAAGAGAAATCAGGAGATAGGCTTGCGGGAATTGCAGCAGAATCGGTCCAAGAACGGATTGCGGCGAAAGCGGTGCTTAGCGAATTGACTTTGGCAGACATTAGGAACTATCCCTTACTCTCCCCGGAAGAGGATGAAGTGTCACGGGTGATAGATGGTCTCATCAATGGAACCATCTATCAATCTGTGAAGAATTGGAGCGTTGCCGAGCTGCGTGAATATATTTTAAGTGACGAAACGACGGGAGAGGATTTAAAGCGAATAAGCAGGGGGTTGAATAGTGAAATGATTGCTGCTGCCGCCAAGCTGATGTCGAACCTCGACCTCATTCATGCAGCCAATAAAATTGAAGTGCTCACCAAGAATAATAGCACGATCGGATATAAAGGAACGCTTGCCTCGCGCCTTCAGCCTAACCACCCGACAGACAATGTGGATGGCATGCTCGCTTCTTTAAAAGAAGGCCTCTCCTATGGAATCGGGGATGCACTCATTGGAATCAACCCTGTCGATGATTCAGTCGAAAGCGTAAAGCGGCTGCTTCATGCGACACAGGATGTCATCCAGAAGTGGAACATCCCGACCCAAAATTGTGTGCTTGCGCATGTGACCACACAAATTAAGGCCGTACAGCAGGGGGCACCTGCTGATATGATCTTTCAAAGCATAGCCGGAACCGAAACGGCCAATCGTTCTTTTGGAATTAATGTTCAATTGCTCGAAGAAGCCAATGAGGTGGCAAAGGCCTATGGGACCGGAACAGGTCCACAGCATCTTTATTTTGAAACGGGGCAAGGCTCCGAGTTATCGGCGGAAGCGCATTTCGGAATCGATCAGGTGACGCTTGAAGCGAGGAACTATGGATTTGCCCGCTATTTTGATCCGTACATTGTCAATACGGTCGTCGGATTCATCGGACCTGAATATTTATATAACAGCAAGCAGGTAATCCGCGCCGGGTTAGAAGATCATTTCATGGGAAAAATGCATGGACTGCCGATGGGAGTCGATATTTGCTACACGAATCATATGAAGGCGGATCAAAATGATATCGAGGACTTGGGTGTACTTTTAACTGCGGCTGGCGTGAATTTCATCATCGCAACTCCGATGGGGGATGACTGCATGTTAAACTATCAGTCTTTGAGTTACCACGATATAGCGACTTTGAGGCAAACGATGGATAAGCGGCCTGCCCCCTTATATGAAGTTTGGGTGGAGAAGATGGGGATTATGGAAAACGGCAAGTTAACGAAGCGTGCAGGTGATCCAACGATATTTAACCATTAG
- a CDS encoding DUF4261 domain-containing protein yields MTENQIIIGIPGKWKDRTELIQTVASQSEGYLLAGNIFHNKDKNITFQAEIQDYEPTLTETFSYASKGAFPESLLAEINDHTFTVYIIADISNVGNVSDLIDAGAAILRAGGMAVKIETAGIAHSKEDWQQLHHSPDILSVYAHFVTIIGEEDYYCSFGMKAFGLPDAVTLNTMSPKEAAALLNTFNYYHVGEQPLFKNGETFSIQKDAPDFILTGLQDFRYEEDHPFYNPFGLWNLGTSK; encoded by the coding sequence ATGACGGAAAACCAAATCATCATCGGGATACCCGGAAAGTGGAAGGACCGGACAGAATTGATTCAAACGGTAGCCTCCCAAAGCGAAGGGTATCTGTTAGCCGGGAATATTTTTCATAACAAGGATAAGAACATAACTTTTCAGGCGGAGATCCAGGATTATGAACCCACTTTAACAGAGACCTTTTCCTACGCCAGTAAAGGCGCCTTTCCAGAGAGTTTATTAGCGGAAATCAATGACCATACCTTTACCGTTTATATAATTGCTGATATATCCAATGTTGGAAATGTTTCAGATTTGATCGATGCCGGTGCAGCAATCCTTAGGGCAGGCGGAATGGCAGTGAAAATAGAAACAGCTGGCATTGCCCATTCAAAGGAAGATTGGCAACAACTTCATCATAGCCCCGATATTCTCTCGGTATATGCTCATTTTGTCACGATCATCGGTGAAGAGGATTATTATTGTTCTTTCGGAATGAAAGCTTTTGGTCTTCCGGATGCCGTGACACTTAACACAATGAGTCCGAAAGAGGCGGCTGCTCTACTTAACACATTCAATTATTACCATGTAGGTGAACAGCCTCTCTTTAAGAATGGCGAAACCTTTAGCATACAAAAAGACGCACCTGACTTCATATTGACGGGCCTTCAGGACTTTAGATACGAAGAAGACCATCCCTTCTATAACCCATTTGGATTGTGGAATTTAGGGACAAGTAAATAG